A region from the Brassica napus cultivar Da-Ae chromosome C8, Da-Ae, whole genome shotgun sequence genome encodes:
- the LOC106412329 gene encoding uncharacterized protein LOC106412329 isoform X1, producing the protein MLMIDSEGTVAQGFIGLNRRNQYEKELKRGMIYTLTNYYASNTKVMYHVADQRLVICISHASELRKVEEDIEAILTERFRIHSFADFEANCDLRGDLHDVVGHLKLVDGHPLHQCPVLCTKDDSASRKVMIHLQLKDGPVINVYLWDEATENFRVKFDACADTPTVLLVTTVNPKRLGGKLCLSSMSSSRVFLDEEVDPTKEYLTWLATNPGATSSVNPVEVVEAETLTISEIAAFIKREPAKVAYFDCIATIDDVKHGTEWYYIACKDCQTKLNRGPTTLLCPKCGNENATAVANYRVEMSVYDNEEQCTFIILGDAGKELTGRKATELIDTYAECFIDAIGQTKKFRIKVSPYNFTSTRLSLTATKIVSSAVLPPKNPPLNTPAGTEVEISDVATSSGGGTSATDDEKNGKRTKRSG; encoded by the exons ATGCTTATGATTGATTCGGAG GGTACTGTGGCTCAGGGGTTCATCGGTCTGAACCGTCGCAACCAATACGAAAAAGAGCTCAAGCGTGGGATGATCTACACACTGACCAACTACTATGCATCGAACACCAAGGTGATGTACCATGTTGCTGACCAGAGGCTGGTAATTTGCATCTCACACGCCTCTGAGCTGAGGAAGGTGGAAGAAGACATTGAAGCCATTTTGACAGAGCGCTTCAGAATCCATTCCTTTGCAGATTTTGAAGCCAACTGTGATCTCAGAGGAGATCTTCACG ATGTTGTCGGCCACCTTAAGCTGGTTGATGGGCATCCTCTCCATCAGTGTCCGGTTTTGTGCACCAAGGATGACTCAGCTTCTCGGAAAGTGATGATTCATTTGCAACTTAAAGA TGGTCCAGTGATTAATGTGTACTTATGGGACGAGGCTACGGAGAATTTCCGCGTGAAGTTTGACGCCTGTGCAGACACTCCAACGGTTCTATTGGTTACAACGGTCAATCCTAAGAGACTAGGTG GGAAATTATGCCTAAGTTCAATGTCTTCATCAAGAGTGTTTTTGGACGAAGAGGTTGACCCCACCAAGGAATACTTGACATG GTTGGCCACGAACCCTGGTGCAACTTCTTCAGTCAATCCTGTTGAGGTGGTTGAAGCTGAAACACTCACAATAAGTGAGATTGCTGCCTTCATCAAGCGTGAGCCTGCTAAG GTTGCCTACTTTGACTGCATTGCCACAATTGATGATGTCAAGCATGGCACTGAGTGGTATTACATTGCTTGCAAGGATTGCCAGACGAAGCTAAACCGCGGGCCGACAACACTGCTTTGTCCAAAATGCGGCAATGAAAATGCTACTGCAGTAGCCAA CTACCGGGTGGAGATGTCTGTCTATGATAATGAGGAGCAGTGCACGTTCATCATTCTTGGAGATGCTGGGAAAGAGCTCACTGGCAGAAAAGCAACAGAGTTGATCGACACATATGCTGAG TGTTTTATCGATGCAATAGGACAGACTAAGAAATTCAGGATCAAGGTGTCGCCCTACAATTTCACATCTACACGCCTATCCTTGACTGCAACCAAAATTGTCTCATCAGCAGTTTTGCCCCCAAAGAACCCCCCACTCAACACACCAGCAGGAACTGAAGTGGAAATCTCAGATGTAGCTACGAGCAGTGGTGGTGGTACTTCAGCCACTGACGATGAGAAGAATGGAAAGCGTACCAAGCGTAGTGGCTAG
- the LOC106412329 gene encoding uncharacterized protein LOC106412329 isoform X2 — protein sequence MLMIDSEGTVAQGFIGLNRRNQYEKELKRGMIYTLTNYYASNTKVMYHVADQRLVICISHASELRKVEEDIEAILTERFRIHSFADFEANCDLRGDLHDVVGHLKLVDGHPLHQCPVLCTKDDSASRKVMIHLQLKDGPVINVYLWDEATENFRVKFDACADTPTVLLVTTVNPKRLGKLCLSSMSSSRVFLDEEVDPTKEYLTWLATNPGATSSVNPVEVVEAETLTISEIAAFIKREPAKVAYFDCIATIDDVKHGTEWYYIACKDCQTKLNRGPTTLLCPKCGNENATAVANYRVEMSVYDNEEQCTFIILGDAGKELTGRKATELIDTYAECFIDAIGQTKKFRIKVSPYNFTSTRLSLTATKIVSSAVLPPKNPPLNTPAGTEVEISDVATSSGGGTSATDDEKNGKRTKRSG from the exons ATGCTTATGATTGATTCGGAG GGTACTGTGGCTCAGGGGTTCATCGGTCTGAACCGTCGCAACCAATACGAAAAAGAGCTCAAGCGTGGGATGATCTACACACTGACCAACTACTATGCATCGAACACCAAGGTGATGTACCATGTTGCTGACCAGAGGCTGGTAATTTGCATCTCACACGCCTCTGAGCTGAGGAAGGTGGAAGAAGACATTGAAGCCATTTTGACAGAGCGCTTCAGAATCCATTCCTTTGCAGATTTTGAAGCCAACTGTGATCTCAGAGGAGATCTTCACG ATGTTGTCGGCCACCTTAAGCTGGTTGATGGGCATCCTCTCCATCAGTGTCCGGTTTTGTGCACCAAGGATGACTCAGCTTCTCGGAAAGTGATGATTCATTTGCAACTTAAAGA TGGTCCAGTGATTAATGTGTACTTATGGGACGAGGCTACGGAGAATTTCCGCGTGAAGTTTGACGCCTGTGCAGACACTCCAACGGTTCTATTGGTTACAACGGTCAATCCTAAGAGACTAG GGAAATTATGCCTAAGTTCAATGTCTTCATCAAGAGTGTTTTTGGACGAAGAGGTTGACCCCACCAAGGAATACTTGACATG GTTGGCCACGAACCCTGGTGCAACTTCTTCAGTCAATCCTGTTGAGGTGGTTGAAGCTGAAACACTCACAATAAGTGAGATTGCTGCCTTCATCAAGCGTGAGCCTGCTAAG GTTGCCTACTTTGACTGCATTGCCACAATTGATGATGTCAAGCATGGCACTGAGTGGTATTACATTGCTTGCAAGGATTGCCAGACGAAGCTAAACCGCGGGCCGACAACACTGCTTTGTCCAAAATGCGGCAATGAAAATGCTACTGCAGTAGCCAA CTACCGGGTGGAGATGTCTGTCTATGATAATGAGGAGCAGTGCACGTTCATCATTCTTGGAGATGCTGGGAAAGAGCTCACTGGCAGAAAAGCAACAGAGTTGATCGACACATATGCTGAG TGTTTTATCGATGCAATAGGACAGACTAAGAAATTCAGGATCAAGGTGTCGCCCTACAATTTCACATCTACACGCCTATCCTTGACTGCAACCAAAATTGTCTCATCAGCAGTTTTGCCCCCAAAGAACCCCCCACTCAACACACCAGCAGGAACTGAAGTGGAAATCTCAGATGTAGCTACGAGCAGTGGTGGTGGTACTTCAGCCACTGACGATGAGAAGAATGGAAAGCGTACCAAGCGTAGTGGCTAG
- the LOC106412329 gene encoding uncharacterized protein LOC106412329 isoform X4 has product MIYTLTNYYASNTKVMYHVADQRLVICISHASELRKVEEDIEAILTERFRIHSFADFEANCDLRGDLHDVVGHLKLVDGHPLHQCPVLCTKDDSASRKVMIHLQLKDGPVINVYLWDEATENFRVKFDACADTPTVLLVTTVNPKRLGGKLCLSSMSSSRVFLDEEVDPTKEYLTWLATNPGATSSVNPVEVVEAETLTISEIAAFIKREPAKVAYFDCIATIDDVKHGTEWYYIACKDCQTKLNRGPTTLLCPKCGNENATAVANYRVEMSVYDNEEQCTFIILGDAGKELTGRKATELIDTYAECFIDAIGQTKKFRIKVSPYNFTSTRLSLTATKIVSSAVLPPKNPPLNTPAGTEVEISDVATSSGGGTSATDDEKNGKRTKRSG; this is encoded by the exons ATGATCTACACACTGACCAACTACTATGCATCGAACACCAAGGTGATGTACCATGTTGCTGACCAGAGGCTGGTAATTTGCATCTCACACGCCTCTGAGCTGAGGAAGGTGGAAGAAGACATTGAAGCCATTTTGACAGAGCGCTTCAGAATCCATTCCTTTGCAGATTTTGAAGCCAACTGTGATCTCAGAGGAGATCTTCACG ATGTTGTCGGCCACCTTAAGCTGGTTGATGGGCATCCTCTCCATCAGTGTCCGGTTTTGTGCACCAAGGATGACTCAGCTTCTCGGAAAGTGATGATTCATTTGCAACTTAAAGA TGGTCCAGTGATTAATGTGTACTTATGGGACGAGGCTACGGAGAATTTCCGCGTGAAGTTTGACGCCTGTGCAGACACTCCAACGGTTCTATTGGTTACAACGGTCAATCCTAAGAGACTAGGTG GGAAATTATGCCTAAGTTCAATGTCTTCATCAAGAGTGTTTTTGGACGAAGAGGTTGACCCCACCAAGGAATACTTGACATG GTTGGCCACGAACCCTGGTGCAACTTCTTCAGTCAATCCTGTTGAGGTGGTTGAAGCTGAAACACTCACAATAAGTGAGATTGCTGCCTTCATCAAGCGTGAGCCTGCTAAG GTTGCCTACTTTGACTGCATTGCCACAATTGATGATGTCAAGCATGGCACTGAGTGGTATTACATTGCTTGCAAGGATTGCCAGACGAAGCTAAACCGCGGGCCGACAACACTGCTTTGTCCAAAATGCGGCAATGAAAATGCTACTGCAGTAGCCAA CTACCGGGTGGAGATGTCTGTCTATGATAATGAGGAGCAGTGCACGTTCATCATTCTTGGAGATGCTGGGAAAGAGCTCACTGGCAGAAAAGCAACAGAGTTGATCGACACATATGCTGAG TGTTTTATCGATGCAATAGGACAGACTAAGAAATTCAGGATCAAGGTGTCGCCCTACAATTTCACATCTACACGCCTATCCTTGACTGCAACCAAAATTGTCTCATCAGCAGTTTTGCCCCCAAAGAACCCCCCACTCAACACACCAGCAGGAACTGAAGTGGAAATCTCAGATGTAGCTACGAGCAGTGGTGGTGGTACTTCAGCCACTGACGATGAGAAGAATGGAAAGCGTACCAAGCGTAGTGGCTAG
- the LOC106412329 gene encoding uncharacterized protein LOC106412329 isoform X5 gives MLMIDSEGTVAQGFIGLNRRNQYEKELKRGMIYTLTNYYASNTKVMYHVADQRLVICISHASELRKVEEDIEAILTERFRIHSFADFEANCDLRGDLHDVVGHLKLVDGHPLHQCPVLCTKDDSASRKVMIHLQLKDGPVINVYLWDEATENFRVKFDACADTPTVLLVTTVNPKRLGGKLCLSSMSSSRVFLDEEVDPTKEYLTWLATNPGATSSVNPVEVVEAETLTISEIAAFIKREPAKVAYFDCIATIDDVKHGTEWYYIACKDCQTKLNRGPTTLLCPKCGNENATAVANYRVEMSVYDNEEQCTFIILGDAGKELTGRKATELIDTYAEKMGEMGLSLRFHCHSVLSMQ, from the exons ATGCTTATGATTGATTCGGAG GGTACTGTGGCTCAGGGGTTCATCGGTCTGAACCGTCGCAACCAATACGAAAAAGAGCTCAAGCGTGGGATGATCTACACACTGACCAACTACTATGCATCGAACACCAAGGTGATGTACCATGTTGCTGACCAGAGGCTGGTAATTTGCATCTCACACGCCTCTGAGCTGAGGAAGGTGGAAGAAGACATTGAAGCCATTTTGACAGAGCGCTTCAGAATCCATTCCTTTGCAGATTTTGAAGCCAACTGTGATCTCAGAGGAGATCTTCACG ATGTTGTCGGCCACCTTAAGCTGGTTGATGGGCATCCTCTCCATCAGTGTCCGGTTTTGTGCACCAAGGATGACTCAGCTTCTCGGAAAGTGATGATTCATTTGCAACTTAAAGA TGGTCCAGTGATTAATGTGTACTTATGGGACGAGGCTACGGAGAATTTCCGCGTGAAGTTTGACGCCTGTGCAGACACTCCAACGGTTCTATTGGTTACAACGGTCAATCCTAAGAGACTAGGTG GGAAATTATGCCTAAGTTCAATGTCTTCATCAAGAGTGTTTTTGGACGAAGAGGTTGACCCCACCAAGGAATACTTGACATG GTTGGCCACGAACCCTGGTGCAACTTCTTCAGTCAATCCTGTTGAGGTGGTTGAAGCTGAAACACTCACAATAAGTGAGATTGCTGCCTTCATCAAGCGTGAGCCTGCTAAG GTTGCCTACTTTGACTGCATTGCCACAATTGATGATGTCAAGCATGGCACTGAGTGGTATTACATTGCTTGCAAGGATTGCCAGACGAAGCTAAACCGCGGGCCGACAACACTGCTTTGTCCAAAATGCGGCAATGAAAATGCTACTGCAGTAGCCAA CTACCGGGTGGAGATGTCTGTCTATGATAATGAGGAGCAGTGCACGTTCATCATTCTTGGAGATGCTGGGAAAGAGCTCACTGGCAGAAAAGCAACAGAGTTGATCGACACATATGCTGAG AAAATGGGGGAGATGGGGCTGAGCTTGAGGTTCCACTGCCACAGTGTTTTATCGATGCAATAG
- the LOC106412329 gene encoding cyclin-A2-3 isoform X3, with translation MEKENAVSRPFTRAFASSLRASTTHNQQRANRKRPASEEDKNITAPTSNKKKKRVVLGDISNVGFNAAKLEAKTIIKQVKKESVDTSEVTDLQSKTHAKAEEVSNDTADNCKSDVIGSSTALELDIPKVINIDSDEKDPLLCCLYAPEIYHNLRVSELKRRPVPEVTQKDVTHSMRGILVDWLVEVSEEYTLVPDTLYLTVYLIDWFLHGNHIERQNLQLLGITCMLIASKYEEICAPRVEEFCLMTDNTYARDQVLEMENQVLAHFSFQIYTPTPKTFLRRFLRAASSYLSQRRLELEFLASYLTELTLIDCRFLKFLPSVIAASAVFLAKWTLDQSNHPWNLTLEHYTTYKTSDLKASVHALQDLQLNTRGCPLGAIRMKYRQEKFKSVAVLISPKLLDTLF, from the exons CACTCGTGCCTTTGCCTCTTCCTTGCGCGCTTCTACTACACATAATCAACAGAGAGCAAACAGAAAAAGACCAGCCTCGGAGGAGGATAAGAACATCACTGCACCCACAtccaataagaagaagaagcgagtGGTATTAGGAGATATCTCAAACGTTGGCTTCAATGCAGCTAAACTCGAG GCGAAAACCATCATCAAGCAGGTCAAGAAAGAATCGGTTGATACCTCAGAAGTCACAGATCTTCAGTCCAAGACCCATGCAAAAGCTGAAGAAGTATCAAATGACACAGCTGATAACTGTAAAAGTGATGTTATTGGTAGCTCAACTGCATTAGAATTAGATATCCCAAAAGTCATAAACATTGATTCAGATGAAAAGGATCCTTTACTCTGCTGCCTCTACGCCCCTGAAATCTACCACAATTTGCGTGTATCAGAG CTTAAACGCAGACCGGTTCCAGAGGTGACACAGAAGGATGTCACTCACTCCATGCGTGGAATTCTAGTTGACTGGCTTGTGGAG GTCTCTGAGGAATACACGCTTGTACCCGACACTCTTTACCTCACAGTCTATCTCATAGACTGGTTCCTCCACGGAAACCACATAGAAAGACAGAATCTTCAACTCCTTGGCATCACTTGCATGCTAATTGCCTC GAAGTATGAGGAGATCTGTGCGCCACGTGTCGAAGAGTTCTGCCTCATGACGGATAACACCTACGCAAGAGATCAGGTCCTGGAGATGGAGAACCAAGTGCTTGCGCATTTCAGCTTTCAGATATACACTCCCACTCCGAAAACTTTCCTAAGGAGGTTTCTCAGAGCAGCCTCTTCTTACCTGAGCCAGCGCCGCCTTGAACTGGAGTTTCTAGCCAGCTACTTGACGGAGCTGACGTTGATAGACTGTCGTTTCTTGAAGTTTCTTCCTTCAGTCATCGCTGCTTCAGCGGTTTTTCTTGCCAAATGGACATTGGACCAGTCAAACCACCCATGG AATCTAACTCTTGAGCACTACACAACGTACAAAACGTCTGATCTGAAAGCATCTGTACATGCGTTGCAAGATCTGCAGCTTAACACCAGAGGTTGCCCTTTGGGTGCTATACGCATGAAGTATAGGCAAGAAAAA ttCAAATCTGTGGCGGTTCTTATATCTCCAAAACTACTTGACACACTATTCTGA